Genomic segment of Malania oleifera isolate guangnan ecotype guangnan chromosome 7, ASM2987363v1, whole genome shotgun sequence:
ttttattaagagactttaACTTATTACTAggcctatgattatgagaaccaaattgcccATATCTATTTGGGGAtatgctattcttcatgctgcaTGTTTACTTTGTATAAGACCAActgcttacaataatctttcacccataCAATTAGTCTCTGGGCAACAAcatgatatttcttatttaagaacttttggttgtatagtatatgttcctattgcccctcctcaaagaactaaaatgggtccttaACGTAAacttggtatttatgttggttttgattctccttctattattagatatcttgaacctttaacgggtgatttgtttaaatcacggtttcaagattgtcattttgatgaaacggtattccctacattaggaaGAGCAAAATTAGTGCCTGaaacacaacatgaaatcacatgtaatgccatgagtttatctcatttagattcttgtacaaatcaatgtgaacttgaagttcaaaagattatacatttgcaagggattgcaaatcagttaCCTGATTCTTTTGCGGATACCAAAGtaatactaaaatctcatatacctgctgcaaatactccagcacgtattgatgtccctcAAGGACAACAATCGGCTAATAAATCTAAGCCGCAAGTTAAACGTGGAAGGcctattggtgcaaaagataagactcccagaaggagaaaattgaaatctgtaaacgCTCTAGAAGAGGTTACAAAGGTAAGTAATCCAATTGACATTCACAAACCCATTTCTcctaaaaatgaaatccctattatagaATCTCCCGAAGAGAAAACTtctgaagagacatcccttgaaaagggataGGTACCTGGAAATAATAATGCGATCTCAATTCATTAGACAGGAGAAAtttgggatagaaataaagttgttgtcaataaTACATTTGTATATGTAGTAGCTACTAACATTATTAGAAGAAATGAGGATCTTGAACCAAAATTTGTGGATGAATGTCGATATAAAAGTGATTGGacaaaatggaaagaggctatcacatcacaaataaactctcttttaaaaagaaaagtttttggacctgtagcccagacaccagaagatgtccaactcgttggatacaaatgggtatttgtgcacaAGTGAAacgaaaataatgaaattactcgatataaagtaaagcttgtggcacaaggtttctagTAGAAACTTGGAATTGATTATGAAGAGACATATTCTCCTGTAATGGATGAAATCACTTTTGGATTCCTAATTGGGCTAGCAGTCAGTGAACgactgagcatgcgtcttatggacgtagtaataGCATACCTGtatggatcgttggatagtgaaatttatatgaaaatccctgaaagTTTTGAGTTACTTGAAGCAAAACCTAGTAATTTATATTTAGTCAAACTCCAACGTTCCTCATTTGAATTAAAGCAATCTTGGCGCATGTGGTaaaatcgattaagtgagtacctagTGAAAGAAGAATTCATAACcaatccaatttgtccatgcgtttttattaaaagatcagaatccgAATTTGCTATAATagctgtttatgttgatgatttgaatttagttgggactcccaaagagctcactaaagctgctaattatttaatggtagaatttgagatgaaagatctaggaaagaaaaaatattttcttggccTATAGATTGAACATTTAAATGGCAGaatttttgttcatcaatctaaatatactgaAAAGGTATTGAAACAATTCTATATGGATAAAGTTCATCCtctgggatctccaatgatggtgcgatcacttgatgttaagaaagatCCATTTCGACCTCGTGATAAgtgggaggaattacttggtcctaaagtaccatatttaagtgctatcagTTCTGTGATGTATTTGGAAAATTGTATTAGACCTGACATTGCATTTACTGTGAATCTATTAGTAAGATATAACTCTATTCCTACTCGGCGATAGTGGAAtggaattaaatacattctacgTTATTTAAAAGGTACATATGATTTAGGTCTATTTGACTCGTTTAATTCTAAATCttaactagtaggatatgcagatgctggATATCTATCCGATCCTcataatgctaaatctcaaattggatatgtatttctttatggaAATACTGCTATATCTTGGAAATTAGTGAAATAGACGATTAcaacaacatcctccaatcattctgaaatactaacTATTCATGAAGGTAGTAGAGAATGCGTACGACttagatcaatgatttctcatatccaagaaaattgtaGCCTTCAGTCAATCAAGGATATTTCAACAGTTTTGTATGAAGACAACGCCACATGTATAGCTTAACTGAGACGAGGATACATAATGGGTGATAGGAcaaaacatatctctccaaaaaAATTTTATACGCATGAAccaaaagaatggtgatatagatgtacaatagatccaatcaagtgataatctaacagatTTATTCACCAAAACTTTACCAACTATAACATTCAAGAGACTGGttgacatcttaaagatcttagttagataagttaatatatgggtgacatccaagggggagtgttGTGAAATGAATGGTGGATGTCACCATCCATGTCTTCAACATACCTACCCCATCTCCCTCATATTTCTCATGCATGTGAATCCATTATTATTATCAAACAAACCCACTTGCTTCTCCCACAACTATATAAAGGGAATCACCTGATTGAGATTAATAGAGGAAAAACGAAGAGTGCAGAGTGCAAAATACAGAGTGCAGAGTATTGAGCGTGCAGAAAATAGGGAAGAAAGAAGTAGGAGAAAAAAGacaaaatgaaatattttgtaaGGTAAGAAGATGAGATATTTGTAcaaaagtcaagtatattttgtAATTCCTCTTAAAATAGTAGATTTCAGGTCCTATCCGCCCGTGGAGTAGGTATAAACCGAATCACGTAAATCCAGTCtaacttttatttattatttattcattttacttgtcTTCATTACTTTCTGATTATCCACGTTTATTTATTCCTATATTATTTTATATCAGTATTTGCTATATCTCCACTTATTTGATTCTTTCACCTAAGAATGGGCTGGGCTAACTCagtatatataataaatacacaAGTATATTTAAGCACTAGGCAATCAtttatgatataatttgaaacaTAACCAAATAAATGGTCAATGTAATTCTTTTTATTCTATCTTAAGACCTAATTGTTCAATTCAATTTAGGCAACTATTctctaattaaattattattatatatatatatatatatttatcatactATAACTAATGACGTGTACTTGAGTTATATGAGATCTTAaatgaagaataaaaaattaaattgaccAATTTAAATTAGCTTTTAAACCAAGTATATCATTAATCTATGTGTCAATCAACAGATTTAATGACCattttatattctaaattatgGATCGTTATAATAtatatcttatttatttaattgtacaAAAATTAGATTAGTTATTATAAtactatttttgagaaaaaaaaaaaatgtgaggtTTCAATCTGGCATGCTAGAGCATGATTACGCAAAAGCTTCCAAAATTCCAGCTATATTttctcattaaatatttttatttttatttttttatcagtaaatttccatgaaaattgcATAAATCTAAATGCAAGCGCAAAGACGGCCTAAGATACCAGTGGACAAGTGAGAAGCACGTGAGGGCCAAGCGTGGAGCCGAGAGCAGGATATCACGCCACGACGCTCTTAACAAATATGAGGGGCATTTTCGGCATCCTAAAAAATCGATATTTCAGGCCAGCCTCTTCATCTGGCTCTCTCATTCTTCGAGCCACGCTGATAACTCATTAGCAAAACCCTAAAATcgccatttttcttttttgtctcCTGGTTCTCGGAATCTCTGGCCACCGTTTTGTTTTCGTTCTCTGAACACATATTCTGTGAAAAGCGTTTTAATTTGACGTTTCCGTATGcttttcatgtttcttttgttttAGATTTTTGGTTTTCGTTTTCAGGAAACAGAAACGAGTCAAAAGGAGATTTAGGCGGTGTTTCGGAGCTTTGATTGTTTCATCTGAGATTATCTTCGTGTGGATTTCTTGATGTTTTTGGTGTCTTCTCTAATGGTGGGTTTTGTTTTCTGAAACTAGGGTTTCGTCTATCCACTTCTTTCGCTTCAGGAAGTGTGGGCATTTGAGCGTGTGGGGGGCTCTGGAGCAATTGTAACTGTGAGTTTTTACTCGACCTTAAATGATTGTTACTTTGCCGAGGGTTTCGCAGACTTCTCGTTCGGTGTTCTACAGAAAAATTAGAGCTTTTTTTGTGTATGCTCCGTTGTTCATGCATATTATTCTTGGCTTATCTTTAACTGAATTTGTCTTTCAATATCCTTTTCTTTGACTACTATTAGAGCTTTCTTAATCTTAGTTTCTGGGAATTTTATGAGAAATTACTTTGATGCATTACACTGAGATCTCCTGGAAAGTCTCTCCATGGAACAATCTGCCTCGGTTCCCCCTCCCTCCCTTTTTTGTGGGGGTGGGAGGAAGCGGGGTATTTGTTGGAGGGTTAAAAAATTAGGTCATATTATTTTTGTTGCTATTGTGCCTATAGAGAAATAACTCAGCTTAAATGTGTGCAGGATTGTTGGCTCAGTATAATAGATTTTTGTTCTAGGGCTTTAATATTGCAAAATTCCAAGTGTGAtacacttttttattttttttatcaactaGCTTCATCTCACATACCAAATTGTGTTGTTTCTAGAAGATTTTTCAAATCGAGGCTTTTCTCTAGGCTCcatttggaattttaaaatatgaaggaaagaaaggaaaatctGAAATAATCCACTTTTTCTCATTTGGTAATCAAGTGAAATGAGAAAGAGAACAAAAGATATGGCAGACTATGAACACATTTTTTAGTTTATGTGGTAATAAATCTTCTCTTAACTTTCGATCATATTGGATAACTTTCTATTCTTAATCATATTTTGAGATGGAGGAAATACAATGAAAATTTGATTTccatcttattttcttttcctttggtttTCTTTCATAAAATCGGTAATTCATATGGAGCCTTAAGGTTTTCTAGAGAATCTTAGTGACATTTGgtcaattttttcttttccaatttgACCCCCTTCTGAAAATTGAAAATGACAAAAAACTCAACACCCAAttggttaaaattaaaattataaatttatttgtgTATAACaatgttttattaatttatatatgaTAAGAAAGTAAGATTTATATTAGATTAGAAACTTTAGTTTATGTAATTTCCTGTTAATTTTATCAAAGATATATGCTTTGAATAATTGAGaaggttaaaattgaaaaacaatgcATATTCAAATATACATCCATACAGTTTAGAATAATTGAGAATATGGGATAAGTGAGTGGTTCAAGTTAACTTCAAAATTTGttcacaaaatcatatttgaactCGGTGTAAGCCCTTAACACTTAATTTTACCAAATGCCCACTTATGCTAATATATACAAATACTCACAAGGGTGGATATGTGGATTAGCTTTATATTGTTTTTCTTGTGCTAGTTTTATGTTGTTTTGCATGTGCTTCATTTTGCTAGTTTTAGTTGCTTAAATTGTTTTGTTGTGCAATTCAAGTCTTATTGGACTACATTTTCTTTCTGGcattaaaattcaatatttttaaatcaatACTGGTGTTGATTTTCATTTTCTGGTAACCTATGTTTATAATATTTATGCTTGACAGGAGGATTATCTTGGGTTTCTGATTTTGTAGTTAATCTGATGCTTTGATTAGGTTTGTGAGGGTGATTTTCCTTTTAGAAGGGTAAGTTTGACGCAACAATGTCATCGCAATATCCAGTTCTTGACAACCGACCAATTGATCAGTGGAAGGTTACAGAGTTAAAAGAAGAGCTTAAGAGACGGAAATTGCCAGTAAAGGGGTTGAAGGAGGATTTGATAAAGCGGTTGGATGAAGCCCTTCGCAATGAAAAGGAAACTGGTGAAGAGGAAGTTGACAATGGTTTTAGTTCTGATCCTAAACCTGAGGTTGAGGCAGCTGATTCTGGGTCTGTGTTCACTGTTGCATCTCCCACAAGTATGGAACCTAGTGAGAGCAAAAATGAGATGATGGATGGAAATTTAGTGCAAGCTGATGTTGATGAGAGCCTAGAGGCATTGCATCAAGGGAAAGCTCAAGAAGGCGAAGTGGCAGCTGGTCCTGATTCTGGTGGCGACGAGGAATCGGTTCATGCAGCTTCTGTGGGGACCAGTGACAAGGTTAGTGAGAGTGCAGTCTTGGAAGTAGGGTTGAGTGAGCAAGAGTTGCAGGACATTGAAATCCAGAAGGAGAATGGAGATTCAAAGGCCCAGCTGAAGATAGAGGATTCTAATGTCCAGGTGGTGAATGAGGATCTGAAGCTCCCCATGGAAACTGAAGACTCAAAGCCTCCACATGAGGAGGATCCGGAGCACCACATGGAAACTGAAGATTCAAGGCCTGCACATGAGGATGCCATGCTCGAGTCGTCTGTTCCAAACAACCAGGTATCTGAGGTCAGCCCTGTTTTAGGGATTCAAGTAAAATCTGATTCTATTTCTACTGATTCTGTGTCAATTAATGAAAAGAATGAACTAAAGGATAATATAATTGCTGATAATGTCAAATTAGAACTAGATAATGTTAAGCCGATGTTGGTGCAACCATCATCTAGCAATGTGGTACGGGATGATGGTGAATCACCTCCGATGGATGGTGAAGAGCCACATGAGAACAAGTATTCCATTCAAGAGATAGATGTCAACAATGCGGCAAATGCTGATACAATCAAGAAAAATGATAGTGCAGAAGTGGGGTACTCAGAAAAATTAAACCTAGACAGAAGTTCTGGCGATGATTCCATGGAAGAAGATGTGTTGGATGTTAAGCAAATTGATTCAAAGTATAATTCTGATGGAATGGGAGATAGAAATGAGCAAACTGATACGACTGTTGTGAAGGAGGAAAGTTTTGTTGATGTTGTTGGCGATGTTTCATCTGCTGGTGAGAAAAGAATTCACATTGATAATAAGCATGGTCTTCCTGCGCCCACTGTGAAAAGAAAGCTTCCTGGTGAGGTTTGCTTTTAATTCATTTTGCTCCCTACTCATCTCTTTCACCATATAACCTGAACTATTTTGATTGCTTGGCTAATTAACTTTTGTGTAGATTTTTCATAGTTTGTATGAAGTGCATTATTCTTGATGCAATATAGAATTTTTGTATAAAGCATGTTGATCGTGTGAATATTTTAAGTGCAGTGACTACACCTGGACAACAATTGATTCAATACgccataaaataatattcattttttttttaaataaagattTAGAAGTGAAGTCCAGTGCATAGGACAGATTGTGGTTTGAATGGTTAGAATTATGTGTGAACCATTGACTTTATAGTAGGCTAAATAAGTTTCATCCTTTTTTCTTGCTAGGATTATTAGCAAAAATAACCTTTACCTTTTTTCCCCCTAACCAGGattatttttttcccattttttgaATTCTCTTTTCTAGATTATGTTCAAACATTGACTCCTTATCTCAGTGACCTTACTCTTTCTTTGTTTACACCTCACAAGGTTGGTTTTTATTACTTCTAAGGTGCCTTTATGGGTTAAAAATGCTCAGCTAATTGCATTAGAGATCCCTTAAAGAGATCCTGAGTGGAAGCCTTGGTTCAGGACTAAGAAAAAGGTGGTGGTGGTTCTCAATGGCTTTCTCTTTTCTTTAGACTTTAATACTTGTGCATGACCCCTTCCAAGCTTGCAAGAGTTAGTTGGATGTGATTCTTTTGCTAATTGTGGTAGGCTTGGGGCTGGGGCCccgccccggggggggggggggtgttggatACCATACTCCACTTAATTAAGGTTGCTAGGGCATTCATTGTAAGTTAAAGCAGTTACCAAGGTTACTGAACTTTTTTAGTCCCATACGTGTTTAGTGCTTGTTTGGAACACAATAAAATGTTATATGAATATAAACATTGTTTTCTGAAATGTTATCTAGTGATTTTGTCCTCTAACTCAGATTTTGCCTGGCTGTTAAATGAGCTGTCTTTGCAGATCAAGAAACTGGGGGAAACAGTGAGCTTTCAAAGAGGCAACGCAGGTGGAACTCTGAAAATCTGAAAGTTCCTGAACCAAAAAGCTCTAATCTAACACCTTCTACTACACCTAAGGACACAATTCAGGCTGTCATGTCAAAACGGAACTTGTCAAGATCTGATTCTACAATTTCTGAAGAAGCACCAAAGGAACGCATTGGTGAGTTATTGTTCTCTTAATTCAACAGAACATCTAGTAAACACTGTTATAGCATTTGAAAACATTATTTTCCTTTGGGCAGTTCCACCATCACAAAAATCTGCTACTAATTCCCTACGAATAGATCGGTTTTTGCGCCCATTTACACTAAAGGCAGTGCAAGAACTTCTGGGCAAAACTGGGACTCTCTGTGATTTCTGGATGGACCACATCAAAACCCACTGCTATGTCGCTGTAAGCAATAGTCTATCGCCCTCCTTATCCCATGTGTCTGTTCGATTCttctgttttttcttttcttttctcttctattattattattattatttttttttttttcctgtttgttttgggttgtgtgtgtgtgtgtgtgtgtaggggggggggggggggagggggaagTTGTTGGGGCACATATGGTTTGGACTTCAAAATGTTTTGCCTGTAGCATCACCTCTAGTTATAGAAGATGACTTTTGTACCAAGCACTTGCAAAGGTCCTTTACGTCTGTCGGCATCCCATTTTCTCATAGTTTGTATAATTACTTTTCTGATGCAGTACTCATCTGTCGAAGAAGCCATAGAGACACGAAATGCTGTGTACAACTTACAATGGCCTCCAAACGGTGGACGCCTTCTGGTAGCTGATTTTGTTGACCCACAGGAAGTAAAAATGCGTTTGGAGGCTCCCCCTCAGACTCCGCCTGCGCCTGTTAGTGCTGGTCCTCCTGCAGCCCCAGCAATACCACCCGTGCACCAGCCCTCCCCACGTCATCAGCATCTCAGACAGCAGCTTCCACCCCCACCACCACTCCCACCTCCACCACCTTTGTCTAATCCACCTCCAGCAAGGGAGCGGCTTCCTCTTCCGCCTCCACCTCCCCTCCCTGAGAAACAAGACCCTCCAATTGTTACTCTAGATGATCTGTTCAGGAAAACTAAAGCAACTCCTCGGATCTACTACTTGCCTCTGTCTGAAGAACAAGTTGCAGCAAAACGCCGCACCCTGGGCCAACACACCAAGCAGTAGGGATCAGGCGCCATAACTTAACGCCTGGCTGCTCTTCATAATTTTCCGTGGATTGGTGATTATGTATGATAACCCTAAGCATCAATTGCATCTTGGCAGGTCTGCAGATATTGCTTCTGGGAGGTATTTATCCA
This window contains:
- the LOC131159773 gene encoding uncharacterized protein LOC131159773 encodes the protein MSSQYPVLDNRPIDQWKVTELKEELKRRKLPVKGLKEDLIKRLDEALRNEKETGEEEVDNGFSSDPKPEVEAADSGSVFTVASPTSMEPSESKNEMMDGNLVQADVDESLEALHQGKAQEGEVAAGPDSGGDEESVHAASVGTSDKVSESAVLEVGLSEQELQDIEIQKENGDSKAQLKIEDSNVQVVNEDLKLPMETEDSKPPHEEDPEHHMETEDSRPAHEDAMLESSVPNNQVSEVSPVLGIQVKSDSISTDSVSINEKNELKDNIIADNVKLELDNVKPMLVQPSSSNVVRDDGESPPMDGEEPHENKYSIQEIDVNNAANADTIKKNDSAEVGYSEKLNLDRSSGDDSMEEDVLDVKQIDSKYNSDGMGDRNEQTDTTVVKEESFVDVVGDVSSAGEKRIHIDNKHGLPAPTVKRKLPDQETGGNSELSKRQRRWNSENLKVPEPKSSNLTPSTTPKDTIQAVMSKRNLSRSDSTISEEAPKERIVPPSQKSATNSLRIDRFLRPFTLKAVQELLGKTGTLCDFWMDHIKTHCYVAYSSVEEAIETRNAVYNLQWPPNGGRLLVADFVDPQEVKMRLEAPPQTPPAPVSAGPPAAPAIPPVHQPSPRHQHLRQQLPPPPPLPPPPPLSNPPPARERLPLPPPPPLPEKQDPPIVTLDDLFRKTKATPRIYYLPLSEEQVAAKRRTLGQHTKQ